Below is a genomic region from Actinoallomurus bryophytorum.
GACGCCATGGTCCGCGCCGGGCTGTCCATGATGCTGGACGGCGCCGCGGAGATCTCCGTGGTCGGCGAGGCCGCCGATGGCAACGAGGCCATCACCGCCACCGACGCCCATGCGCCCGACGTCGTCCTCATGGACCTGCGCATGCCGCACGTGGACGGCATCACCGCGACCCGGAGGCTGCGCGCCCGCGCCCACCCACCGGAGGTGATCGTCCTGACCACCTTCGACGCCGACGAGAACATCCTGCACGCGCTGCGCGCCGGCGCCAGCGGATTCCTGCTCAAGGACGCCTCACCCCCGCAGATCGTGGAGGCGGTCACCCGGGTGGCCGCGGGGGAACCCATCCTGTCCCCGCGCATCACCCGGCGGCTCATGGAGCGCA
It encodes:
- a CDS encoding response regulator; this encodes MGSSGCTHRYHGRVIRVLLVDDDAMVRAGLSMMLDGAAEISVVGEAADGNEAITATDAHAPDVVLMDLRMPHVDGITATRRLRARAHPPEVIVLTTFDADENILHALRAGASGFLLKDASPPQIVEAVTRVAAGEPILSPRITRRLMERTITHAGAYERARTALAALTPREHEVAVSIAHGRTNADIATELAMGITTVKAHVSSILTKLGLENRTQIALLAHDAGLA